The Megalops cyprinoides isolate fMegCyp1 chromosome 9, fMegCyp1.pri, whole genome shotgun sequence genome has a window encoding:
- the si:dkey-182i3.11 gene encoding insulin-like growth factor-binding protein complex acid labile subunit, whose translation MRKLDRLFLRGNGLRTLPPRQSDGLPNLTFLDLSENHIQALPPGSLRGLQVLNTLILSLNQIRTLKPGALEGAPKLTILHFSGNAIEELEESVFENSTNLEKLILSRNNFQSMKNGSLRGAVGLQHLDLSSNKLGSVPVAALKNTPHLQSLYLQKNYLTSLPENAFVDLVSLKLLDLSNNHLSSISEISLTGLSELGKLDLSFNKVLSLPSMLFRDLGKLEVLDIYHNELRSLPAGLFHNTTLLKELQLDSNNISQIAPDVFHQTTTLRELQLDNNRLSDLPVTLFSNLRALRHLYLNQNMLSGIPKALFHRNQNLRELHLDNNYLYSLPDSAFQDLTKLKTLKLHNNHLTTLHPDLFAHLKSLKDLHLNENEIEKLPVGLFKELRNLKTLELDNNRLNTLDPKDFEGISDLRELHLSFNLLSELPQDAFHSLVHLRKLYLHNNHLTSLPARIFSPLERLSDLDLDNNWLEHLPPELFQTLGQLRMLYLKSNRLKALENGTLAPLKSLKAIHMDRNPWECACASVLYVSDWVRKNPKLVQDNPRCSATKVPLSQPALYPSLLPLHCPEAGGSSGHSPSVQMLASLLAVLWVMGFL comes from the coding sequence ATGAGGAAGTTGGACAGGCTGTTCCTCAGGGGCAATGGCTTGCGAACGCTGCCCCCTAGGCAATCAGACGGGCTCCCAAACCTAACTTTCCTGGATCTCAGTGAGAATCATATCCAGGCTCTGCCACCCGGGTCTCTGCGGGGACTTCAGGTCCTAAACACCCTCATCCTTAGCCTCAACCAGATCCGCACCTTGAAGCCTGGAGCACTAGAGGGGGCACCAAAGCTCACCATCCTCCATTTCAGTGGCAACGCCATtgaagagctggaggagagcgTGTTCGAGAACTCCACAAACTTGGAGAAACTGATTCTGTCGAGGAACAATTTTCAAAGCATGAAGAATGGTTCCCTCAGAGGGGCTGTGGGCCTGCAGCACTTGGACCTAAGCAGTAACAAGCTGGGGTCTGTACCTGTGGCTGCCCTCAAAAATACCCCTCACCTCCAGAGCTTGTACCTTCAAAAGAACTATCTAACCAGCCTCCCAGAGAATGCATTTGTTGATCTCGTGTCACTGAAATTGTTGGATCTAAGCAACAATCACTTGAGTTCAATCTCTGAGATTTCCCTGACAGGGTTAAGTGAACTAGGCAAGCTAGATCTTAGCTTCAATAAGGTTCTGTCCCTTCCCTCAATGCTGTTCCGAGACCTGGGAAAGCTGGAGGTCTTGGACATTTACCATAACGAGCTGAGATCCCTCCCAGCAGGTCTGTTTCACAACACAACCCTACTGAAAGAGCTTCAGCTAGACAGCAACAACATCTCTCAGATAGCTCCTGACGTCTTTCACCAAACAACCACACTCcgggagctgcagctggacaaCAATCGTCTGTCTGACCTCCCTGTGACCTTGTTCTCCAATCTCAGAGCACTCAGGCATTTGTACCTAAACCAAAATATGCTCTCAGGGATTCCCAAAGCCTTGTTCCATAGGAACCAAAACTTACGGGAACTCCATCTGGACAATAACTATCTCTACTCTCTCCCGGACTCTGCCTTCCAAGACCTCACTAAACTCAAGACCCTCAAGCTCCACAACAACCACCTCACCACCCTCCACCCTGACCTATTTGCCCACCTCAAGAGTCTGAAAGACCTTCATCTCAATGAGAACGAGATTGAGAAGCTTCCTGTAGGTTTGTTTAAAGAGCTTAGGAACCTCAAGACTCTTGAATTGGACAATAACCGCCTGAACACTTTGGATCCAAAGGACTTTGAAGGTATTTCTGATCTCAGGGAGCTCCACCTTAGCTTCAACCTCCTCTCTGAGCTGCCACAAGATGCCTTTCACTCCCTGGTGCACCTTCGGAAGCTCTATCTCCACAACAACCATCTCACCTCCCTACCCGCTCGCATCTTCAGCCCACTAGAACGCCTAAGTGACCTGGACCTGGACAACAATTGGCTTGAACACCTGCCCCCTGAGCTCTTCCAAACCCTCGGCCAGCTCCGGATGCTCTACCTCAAGTCAAACCGCCTCAAGGCCCTTGAGAATGGGACGCTGGCGCCCCTGAAGTCACTGAAGGCCATCCACATGGACAGGAACCCCTGGGAATGTGCCTGTGCCTCAGTCCTATATGTAAGCGATTGGGTCCGCAAAAATCCCAAGCTGGTCCAGGACAACCCCAGGTGCTCTGCCACGAAAGTGCCTCTGTCCCAGCCGGCTCTGTACCCCTCACTGCTCCCCCTGCACTGTCCTGAGGCTGGAGGTAGCTCCGGCCACAGTCCATCAGTTCAAATGCTAGCCTCACTCCTGGCTGTTCTCTGGGTGATGGGTTTTCTGTGA
- the LOC118783263 gene encoding oocyte zinc finger protein XlCOF6-like: MSNTFQTQIVSIMEIMAKAVLAEISKVVEEGSATVHFEMSHCQSENVAPKVKFPVMESEPKMTHLASLFEMLAQEAVNKICKLANEESAVLRLEMDQSQTENGTLKKKLQLMEHKLKTVQGCGEGRAGVNERPVSSRSVGVQVGSELREETEEAHCPHVSLWGGAEPTDVEEEVTPLQCVVMLAEPSDIEDRIESIIIKEEGLEEDLESSPLEGGLDISEDGTVGFSAGVGDEHPTEHPHYEECDTTLENRGLQEGQTLSGEGPVEFDTVAGEGLATERQNHVEECGAPAGGTEGQDTLLTPADSYSAIKDKIANTQSAKRLKKGGNKRTCKRGGKGEKNFSCTHCRKSFGKLLHLKAHQIVHTVERPFSCAQCGKGFAVKRSLEMHQLIHTGEKPYSCDECGMSFHQKSLLKKHRQVHTGERPFRCDVCGKSFNRAYGLKTHQIVHTGERAFNCEICGKSFSIASNLNRHQRIHTGEKPFTCVSCGKSFNQANTLKAHERIHTGEKPYSCTTCGKSFNQKSRVKTHERIHTGTKTYICVVCGKSVGTASSLRTHLLSHTGENAINCIICGERLTSLSSLKTHQQSHIGANPYICTVCGKSFSSAGSLKIHEQTHTGEKRFSCKQCGKNFTQQSSLKTHQNVHTGEKPYCCAVCGKSFRILGNLNRHQRIHTGEKPYSCLLCGKSFNQGNSLKAHERIHTGEKLYMCDKCGKSFSYLRNLKEHKCVYG; this comes from the exons ATGTCAAACacctttcaaacacaaataGTCTCCATAATGGAGATAATGGCTAAAGCTGTCCTGGCAGAAATAAGTAAAGTTGTCGAAGAGGGCTCAGCCACggtacattttgaaatgtctcATTGCCAGAGTGAGAACGTAGCGCCGAAAGTTAAGTTCCCGGTGATGGAAAGCGAACCGAAAATG acacactTGGCCTCGCTCTTTGAGATGCTGGCCCAAGAAGCAGTGAATAAAATCTGCAAACTTGCCAATGAGGAATCTGCGGTTCTGCGGCTGGAAATGGATCAGAGCCAGACTGAGAACGGGACTCTGAAGAAGAAGTTACAGCTGATGGAGCACAAGCTGAAGACAGTGCAGGGGTGTGGAGAGGGCAGAGCTGGAGTGAACGAGAGACCTGTAAGCAGTCGTTCTGTCGGAGTCCAGGTCGGCAGTGAATTAAGAGAAGAAACGG aGGAGGCCCACTGTCCCCATGTCAGTCTGTGGGGAGGTGCAGAGCCCACAGATGTTGAAGAGGAAGTCACTCCATTGCAGTGTGTGGTCATGCTGGCAGAG CCTTCAGACATAGAGGACAGAATTGAATCAATAATTATCAAGGAGGAGGGACTTGAGGAAGATCTGGAGAGTAGTCCTTTAGAAGGAGGACTGGACATCAGTGAAGATG GAACTGTAGGATTCAGTGCTGGAGTTGGGGACGAACATCCCACGGAGCATCCACACTATGAGGAATGTGACACAACCTTGGAGAACAGAGGTCTGCAGGAAGGACAGACACTTAGTGGAGAAG GACCTGTAgagtttgacactgttgctggaGAAGGACTTGCCACTGAGCGTCAGAACCATGTGGAGGAATGTGGAGCACCTGCAGGAGGGACAGAAGGCCAGGACACACTGTTGACACCTGCAGATTCATACTCGGCTATCAAGGATAAGATTGCGAATACCCAGAGTGCTAAGCGACTCAAGAAAGGCGGTAACAAGAGGACCTGCAAGAGAGGTggcaaaggagaaaaaaactttAGTTGCACACACTGTAGGAAGAGTTTTGGTAAGCTCCTCCATCTTAAAGCTCACCAGATCGTTCACACCGTGGAGAGACCGTTCAGCTGTGCACAGTGTGGAAAGGGATTTGCGGTGAAACGTAGCCTTGAAATGCACCAGCtcattcacacaggagagaaaccgTACAGCTGCGATGAGTGTGGGATGAGTTTTCATCAGAAAAGTTTActtaaaaaacacaggcaagTTCATACGGGAGAGAGACCATTTAGATGTGATGTATGCGGCAAGAGTTTCAATCGTGCATATGGACTGAAAACACACCAAATAGtccacacaggagagagggcGTTCAACTGTGAGATCTGTGGGAAAAGTTTCAGCATTGCAAGTAATCTTAACAGACACCAGCGAATTCACACTGGAGAGAAACCATTTACCTGTGTTTCATGTGGAAAAAGTTTCAATCAAGCCAATACTCTTAAAGCCCATGAGCGAATTCatacaggagagaaaccatACAGCTGCACTACCTGTGGGAAAAGTTTTAATCAGAAAAGTAGAGTTAAAACACATGAGCGCATTCACACAGGTACAAAGACATACATATGTGTTGTTTGTGGAAAGAGTGTTGGTACTGCAAGCTCTCTCAGAACACACCTGCTGAGTCATACTGGAGAGAATGCCATTAACTGTATTATATGTGGGGAGAGGCTCACTTCTCTAAGTTCCCTTAAAACACACCAGCAAAGTCATATAGGGGCAAACCCATACATTTGTACAGTTTGTGGGAAAAGTTTCAGTTCTGCGGGTTCTTTGAAAATACATGAGCAGACACACACGGGAGAGAAGCGGTTTAGCTGCAAACAATGTGGGAAGAATTTCACCCAGCAAAGTAGTCTCAAAACACACCAGAATGTTCACACCGGAGAAAAACCgtattgctgtgctgtgtgtgggaagagtttcagGATTTTGGGAAACCTTAATAGACACCAGCGAATACACACAGGGGAGAAACCATACAGCTGTCTTCTATGTGGGAAGAGTTTTAATCAAGGTAATAGTCTGAAAGCCCATGAGCGAATTCACACAGGGGAGAAACTGTACATGTGTGATAAATGTGGAAAGAGTTTCTCTTATCTAAGAAATCTTAAAGaacacaagtgtgtgtatggctga
- the LOC118783262 gene encoding zinc finger protein 260-like, which produces MSNSFQTRIASTIELLAKAALAEIRKVVDLDSVVLSFKVSQDHSAEEMPKKFTLMTQFASIMEAFSKEAVDKICELASEESAVLRLEMSESQSENGALKRKLELMERELKTSQGRGEGAAGSRENSGHSRSVGVQAGVELTGAECEDGLCPTASLWGGAEFTDVEEEVAPFQRVVTMAESADVEEDRPESIIIKEEIIEEDLENQDLQEGLGITGEGPVEFGTDSGEKPLVQHQSRVEECDTTADNREEQDGQSAPAGSITHTSIKDRCTMSTKHVKKNLKTVGTAGKEEKRSSCVNHGKCNLKKNQTVDAVEKPFSCTECGKGFSIKRSLEMHKQIHTGEKPYSCAKCGKSFSQKRGLRTHQRVHSEEKLFSCDVCGKTYSSAYCLKTHQQSHTGEKAYPCTQCGKSFSQRYRLKTHQIVHAAEKPFKCARCGKGFTVKRSLKVHQRIHTGEKPFSCATCGKSFRQASYLKVHHRVHTGEKPFTCDICGKNFSGANSLKTHQIVHTGEKAFSCDICGRSFSFAVNLTRHQRIHTGEKPFSCDICGKSFSQANTAKAHKQIHTGKKSSRKEKKFSCTICGKRFAHEVSVKSHEQAHTGEKTYTVKPCSCESCGKAFRSVYALKIHERIHTGEKPYSCVKCGKCFNQISALLAHQRVHTGEKPFSCSVCGRSFSFSNSLRLHQRIHTGEKPFSCATCGKSFGFIGNLKRHERVHTGEKPFSCHICGKSFSQANNVKAHQQIHTGEKPYMCDKCGKSFAYIRNLKEHKCVYG; this is translated from the exons ATGTCGAATAGTTTTCAAACGCGAATAGCCTCCACCATAGAGCTGTTGGCAAAAGCGGCCTTAGCAGAAATTAGGAAAGTTGTTGACCTGGACTCTGTCGTGTTAAGTTTTAAAGTGTCTCAGGATCACAGCGCAGAAGAAATGCCGAAGAAATTTACTTTGATG ACACAGTTCGCTTCCATTATGGAAGCGTTTTCTAAAGAGGCAGTGGACAAAATCTGCGAGCTCGCCAGTGAGGAGTCTGCGGTTTTGCGGCTGGAAATGTCTGAGAGTCAGAGTGAGAATGGAGCCCTGAAGAGGAAATTGGAGCTGATGGAGCGTGAGCTGAAGACCTCTCagggaagaggggagggagCAGCAGGATCAAGAGAGAACTCTGGACACAGCCGCTCTGTCGGAGTTCAGGCCGGGGTTGAATTAACAGGAGCAGAATGTG AGGATGGCCTTTGTCCCACTGCCAGTCTGTGGGGAGGTGCAGAGTTCACAGATGTGGAAGAGGAAGTTGCACCATTCCAGCGTGTGGTCACGATGGCAGAG TCTGCAGATGTGGAGGAGGACAGACCTGAATCAATTATCATCAAGGAGGAGATCATTGAAGAGGATCTAGAGAACCAAGATCTACAGGAAGGGCTAGGGATTACTGGAGAGG GACCTGTAGAGTTTGGCACTGATTCTGGAGAGAAACCTCTTGTTCAGCATCAGAGCCGTGTGGAGGAATGTGACACAACTGCTGAcaacagagaggaacaggatgGACAGTCCGCACCAGCTGGGTCAATCACTCATACTTCAATTAAAGACAGGTGTACCATGAGTACAAAGCATGTCAAGAAGAACCTGAAGACTGTTGGGACAGctggaaaagaagagaaaaggtCCAGTTGTGTAAACCACGGGAAAtgtaatcttaaaaaaaatcagactgttGATGCAGTGGAAAAACCATTCAGCTGCACAGAGTGTGGGAAGGGATTCTCGATAAAACGCAGCCTTGAAATGCACAAGCAAATTCACACGGGAGAGAAACCATACAGCTGTGCTAAGTGTGGTAAGAGTTTCAGCCAGAAACGTGGACTTCGAACACACCAGAGGGTTCACTCAGAAGAGAAACTGTTCAGTTGTGATGTTTGTGGGAAGACTTACAGTTCTGCTTATTGCCTTAAAACACACCAGCAAAGTCATACAGGAGAGAAAGCGTACCCTTGTACACAGTGTGGAAAGAGTTTCAGTCAAAGATACAGACTTAAAACACACCAGATTGTTCATGCAGCAGAGAAACCATTTAAATGCGCACGTTGTGGGAAGGGTTTCACAGTAAAGCGCAGTCTTAAAGTTCACCAGCGAATTCATACGGGTGAAAAACCATTCAGTTGTGCTACATGTGGTAAGAGTTTCCGTCAGGCAAGTTACCTTAAAGTACACCACAGAgttcacacaggagaaaaaccttTTACTTGTGACATATGTGGGAAAAATTTTAGTGGTGCAAATAGTCTTAAAACACACCAGATAGTTCACACAGGTGAGAAAGCCTTCAGTTGTGACATATGTGGAAGGAGTTTCAGTTTTGCAGTCAATCTTACTAGACACCAGAgaattcacacaggagagaaaccattTAGCTGTGATATTTGTGGGAAGAGTTTCAGTCAAGCCAATACTGCTAAAGCCCATAAGCAAATTCACACAGGAAAGAAGTCAAgtagaaaggaaaagaaatttaGCTGTACAATATGTGGGAAGAGGTTCGCCCATGAAGTCTCAGTGAAAAGCCATGAGCAAGCTCACACTGGGGAGAAAACGTACACAGTGAAGCCATGCAGCTGTGAATCATGTGGAAAGGCCTTCAGGTCAGTTTATGCCCTGAAAATACATGAACGAATTCATACGGGGGAGAAACCTTACAGCTGTGTTAAGTGTGGGAAGTGTTTCAATCAAATAAGTGCACTTTTGGCACACCAGAGagttcacacaggagagaaaccattCAGCTGCAGTGTATGTGGACgcagtttcagtttttcaaataGTCTAAGATTACATCAGCGAATTCATACAGGAGAGAAACCGTTTAGCTGTGCCACTTGTGGGAAGAGTTTTGGTTTTATAGGTAATCTTAAGAGACATGAGCGtgttcacacaggagagaaaccttTCAGCTGCCATATATGTGGTAAAAGTTTCAGTCAAGCTAATAATGTTAAAGCTCACCAGCAAATACACACAGGGGAGAAACCATATATGTGTGACAAATGTGGGAAGAGTTTTGCATATATAAGAAATCTGAAAGAACACAAGTGTGTTTATGGCTGA